CGCAGTTGCGTGATCACACGCTCCTGAAAGGTTTCGCTGAGTACGCCGAAGTCGATCCGCTTGTTGCGGACGGACGCTTCGACTGCCCGGTCGACGGCATCCTTGGGTGCCCGGTGGCCGTAGGAGGCAAAGTAGCTTTTCAGCTCCTTCTCCAGCTGGATGCGCAACGGCCCTTCGCCCACGATGCCCAGCGGCACTTCGAGGCGTTCGTAGAGGCCGGGGAACTCGATCCCGTGCTGCTTGAAATCCTGCGTAATGGCGGGCAGGTCGCGACCGACCACGCCCTTGCCGAAGAGATACGGCTCAAGGAAGGCCAGCCCGAAGCCCTCCGCCACGCTCGTAGTGAGCAGGGCGTCGGCGCGGTGGATCAGGCCGGCAAAGGTGTATTGCTCGCGCTCGCCCACGCCAAACTCGACCGGCAGCATCTGCTCCTGGGCAAAGGCTTGCCAGCGGTTGTAGATCGGCTGCCACTCCGGGTTGGCCGGGCTCAGGGTGAGGGCAATCACGCTGCCCGCCGGGGCGAGCAGCGAGAGCAACAGGCACTCGCCCACGTTCTTGCGCCGAATCGCGCGGGTGGGGTAGACGAAGACCTGCTTGGCGTCGGGAAACGGCGTCTCACCCTCCGGCTCGCGCTCCAGGTCGGGCACGGAAACCGGGTTGGGCAAGAGGTGCAGGCGATCTTCCGGCACGCCCATGTGCTGGAGGCTCTGGAAATCGCGGGCGTTGAGCACGGCGTAGTGGACTTGCGCGCCCGCCGGATAAAGCCGCTCCCCGAGGGTGCCGATGTCGCGTTGCTTGTCGTAGACCTCCGCCTGCCGTCGGTAATTGGTGGGCCGCCCGTCTTCGGCAAAGTCGTGGATTTGCAACAACACCTTCGCGCCCTCGGCCAGCAGGCGATGGAGCACCTCCAGAAATACCACGTTTTTGCCCAAGCTGTGGTTGTGGATGTGCCACACATCGGGATCGCCGCCCAAGGCCTCGCGGGCGGCCGCCTGCATGCGCTGGGCAAGGGCGGCCGGATCCACGGCGCTGTAATCGCTCTGGTAGGCCAGCCCCTCGACCACCTGCACTTTAGGCAGGGCGTTACCGTCGTAGGGTTCGCCACAGAGGGCCACGATGTCCACGCCGCGACCGTCGAGGGCCGCGACGGCATTCTCAATCACTCGGGTGACGCCACCGCGTTTGAGGTGGTAGTGGACTTGGGCGATCCGCATGGGGCGAGGGTGTTTGGGGGTTATTTGAGCGGGGGCAGGCCGAATTTTTTGCGGTATTCGGGGATGGTTTCCATCGGCGGGCGTTCTTCCTCGATGATCTCCTTTACCACCTGCTCGTAGCGGTTCCCTTCGGCTTGGAACTGCCTGAAGAAGTTGCTCATTTCCGGCAACTTATCAACCATTCCGTATGACTCCATTCGGTTGAGGAAGCTCTGCAGAATGCCGAAGCTCATCTTGCCGAGGTCGAGGGTCGTCTGGTTGCGGTGGACGCGCTGGTCGAGGTCGGTCTGGCCGAAGGCGTTGATGCCGCGCTTCATGTAGACGTCGATGATATGCGACGTTTCGACCCCGTAACCGATGGGAAATGGGATCTCCTGCAACACTTCGCGTCGCACCGCGTATTCGCCGGAAAGCGGCTGGATGAGGCAGGTCAGCTCCGGGAAAAAGAGGGAGAAGAGCGGGCGCACGAGGATCTCCGTCACCCGGCCGCCACCGGAGGGGCGAATGCCGCCGCTGAAGGCCATTGGGCGGTCGTAGAACGCCTTCACGTAGTGCATGTCGTCGTTGTAGATCAACGGAGCGACGAGGCCGTAGACGAAGCGCGGGTGGATGTTTTTGATGTCGGCATCCACATAGCAGATGATGTCGCCCTTGAGCTGGTGGATGGCCTTCCAGAGGTTTTCGCCCTTGCCGCGCTTGAAGCCTTGGTCGGGCAGGATGTCGCCCGAGTAGTAGACGTCGGCCCCGAAGGCGGCGGCGACCTCCTGAGTCTTGTCTGTCGAGCCGGAGTCGATCACGGCAAATTCGTCGACCAGCGGGTAGCGGTCCATCAGCTCGCTCTTGAAGATGACGATCTCCTTACCGATCGTCTTTTCTTCGTTGAGCGTGGGGATACAGAGACTGATCTTGAGGCCCTTGCGCTCTTTCTCGCGCACGAGGCTCAGCAAGTCCCAGAATTGGCCGTGGTGGAAGGTGTTTTTCTCCAGCCACTTGTCGATCTTCTTGCTGTCGGTTTTACTGCTCATCCTGCAAGTCTCCGTCGATCACTTCCAGCAGGGCCACCAGTTGGGCCAGGCCGCGGAAGATGGGTTCGATGTAAATGGTTTCGTTTTGCTCGTGCTTGTTGTCGCCGTAGGTGAGGCCCAGGGTCAGGCTCGGCACATTGTGGTCGAGCAGGGTGCTGAGTTCGCTGATGCTGGGCGCGGCCTTCGGCTTTACATCGAGGGCTTCCATGATCTTGCGCGCTGCCGCCGTGTAGCGGTGGCCAAAGCCGATGGTGCCCGGCTTGCGGCGGGCGACGATGGTGTAGTGCGCGGTGGTCTGGTCTTCGGCATTGACCTCTTCCACGATCTCGCGGATCCGGTCGCTGATCTCGTTGACCATGCCGGGGGCTTCGCTGCGGATCTCGAAACGCAGGGTGGCGCGTTGGGGCGGCGTGTTGTAGGCGCTGCCGGCGCGGACCGAGCCGAGGATGATCGAGGTCTTGGGCTCTTCGGGGGTCCGGATCTCGAGGATCTGGCGTACCACGCGGTTCATCACCACGATGGCGCCGGTGCTGCCCCAGCGGGTGGAAAGGGTCTTGTCTTCGTGCGATTCCACGACCAGCTCGCCCCGCTCCATACCCAGGCTGCTGTAGGAGAGGCGGCCCAGTTGCACGCCTTCCAGACAGACGGCGGCGCTCGGCGCACGTTGCGTGTTTTCGAGGAAGAAGCGCAGCCCGCCCAGGTCTCCCCGGCCCATGCTGCGGCTGGCGCCGAGCAGGATGAGGTTGCTTTTCAGCTTGATGCCGAGGCGCTCCAGCATGTCGGGCACCGAGATCATGGTCGCGACGCCGAGGGAATTGTCGGCCACGCCCGCGCCGGTCAGGCGGTCGCCCGAGACGCTGACGGTGTGGTCGACACCTTCTTCCCAGATCTTGTCGGTATGGGCCGCGATCAGGATGTTGTGCTTGCCCTCCGTCCCCGGGAGCATCGCGACGGCGTTGCCTGCCTCATCGGTGCCGATGTTTTGCAGTCCGCTTTCGGTAAAGCGGTCGTTAAGAAAACGTACCAGCCGTTCTTCCCGGAAGGTGGGGGAGGAAATTTCCCCGCACATCACGGTATTGGCCAGAATGATTTCGCGTAAAGCAGAGAGTCTCAGGCGGTAGTCATCCACCCGACTCAGGACATCATTCAAAAGAGGATCCATCGCCATGGCGCTGTAAGCATATTGCGCGCCGGAAGCTCATGCCAAGCGCTTTTTGCTGATAGATCGCAACTTGGGATTTTTGGAGGGAGGCGAGCGGCGTTAGCGAGGCCGTGCAAAGTAGGGGTATTCACATGCGCAGCAGTTGCATTTTGCCTACAAAGAAGCGTTGATTCGAAACCCATCCTTCGCCGGAATAATGCATACGTTCCGCTATCCTATGATCATGATGAAACGACTTCGCCTCTGGATTGCTTCCCTTTTCCTATTCGCCGGCGCTCTCACCCTCTCTGCCGCCGAAGGCAAGGAGTGGCAGACCGATGTAGCCAAGGCCCAGGAGGCCGCCGCCGCCGAAAACCAGCTCGTGCTGTACGATTTTACCGGGTCGGACTGGTGCCCGCCTTGTATGGCGCTCTCGCGCAACATTTTTAGCACCGAAGCCTTCGCGAAAGCGGTGGAGGGCAAATTTGTGCTCGTGGAGGTCGACTACCCCCGCGCCAAGCCGCAGTCGAATGCGTTAAAGCGCCAAAATCAACAACTTGCAGACAAATACGAGATCCAGGCTTTCCCCACGATTATCGTGACCGACGCCAAAGGAAACGAAATTTCCCGCATCATGGGCTACCCGCAAGACGGATTGGAAGGCTTCCTGCAGTTCCTCAAGGACGCCCAGGCCAAGGCCAAGAAGAGCGCCTGAGGGTAACCCGCACCCTCGCGGCGTAATTCCGCAACCATTCTTGACCCATCGGCCACTTCGTTGTCCTTTAACGCGAGTGGCCCGGTCGCTTCGGCCAGGCGCAGCCTCACCTCTGCGGGATTTGCACGATGCCGAAAAACTTTGGATTCGTCTCCACACGATTCGCCGGAACTGACGGCGTTTCCCTCGAAAGCGCCAAATGGGCTCACGTCCTTTGGCACGACCGCCATATCAGCTACTGGTATAGCGGCCTCAGCGACCGCGCGGGAGACGTCTCGATGTGTATCCCCGAGGCCCACTTCGGCCACCCGGAGGTGCAGTGGATCAACGAGCGCATCTGGAGCTCCACCCGCCGTTCGCCCCTCGTCTCGCGCCGGATCCGCGACCTGGCCGACTACCTCAAGCGCACCCTCTACGTCTTCGTCGAGCGCCACAATATCGACGTGCTCGTGCCGGAGAACGCGCTGACGATCCCCATGAACCTGCCGCTCGGCATCGCGCTGACGGAGTTCATTGCCGAGACGGGTATCCCCTCGATCGCCCACCACCACGACTTTTACTGGGAGCGCACCCGCTTCTCGATCTCGTCGGTCACCGACCTGCTCGACCAGGCCTTCCCGCCCCGCCTGCCCAGCCTCGCGCACACCGTGATCAACCA
The Verrucomicrobiota bacterium JB022 DNA segment above includes these coding regions:
- a CDS encoding glycosyltransferase family 4 protein; this translates as MRIAQVHYHLKRGGVTRVIENAVAALDGRGVDIVALCGEPYDGNALPKVQVVEGLAYQSDYSAVDPAALAQRMQAAAREALGGDPDVWHIHNHSLGKNVVFLEVLHRLLAEGAKVLLQIHDFAEDGRPTNYRRQAEVYDKQRDIGTLGERLYPAGAQVHYAVLNARDFQSLQHMGVPEDRLHLLPNPVSVPDLEREPEGETPFPDAKQVFVYPTRAIRRKNVGECLLLSLLAPAGSVIALTLSPANPEWQPIYNRWQAFAQEQMLPVEFGVGEREQYTFAGLIHRADALLTTSVAEGFGLAFLEPYLFGKGVVGRDLPAITQDFKQHGIEFPGLYERLEVPLGIVGEGPLRIQLEKELKSYFASYGHRAPKDAVDRAVEASVRNKRIDFGVLSETFQERVITQLRANPTMAADLRRPALEPVDPKVIARNQKLIAKHYSLPAYGERLQGIYTGLSKASPSEIGSHDATALLASFLDPAKFSLLRV
- a CDS encoding glucosyl-3-phosphoglycerate synthase, yielding MSSKTDSKKIDKWLEKNTFHHGQFWDLLSLVREKERKGLKISLCIPTLNEEKTIGKEIVIFKSELMDRYPLVDEFAVIDSGSTDKTQEVAAAFGADVYYSGDILPDQGFKRGKGENLWKAIHQLKGDIICYVDADIKNIHPRFVYGLVAPLIYNDDMHYVKAFYDRPMAFSGGIRPSGGGRVTEILVRPLFSLFFPELTCLIQPLSGEYAVRREVLQEIPFPIGYGVETSHIIDVYMKRGINAFGQTDLDQRVHRNQTTLDLGKMSFGILQSFLNRMESYGMVDKLPEMSNFFRQFQAEGNRYEQVVKEIIEEERPPMETIPEYRKKFGLPPLK
- a CDS encoding M20/M25/M40 family metallo-hydrolase, whose product is MDPLLNDVLSRVDDYRLRLSALREIILANTVMCGEISSPTFREERLVRFLNDRFTESGLQNIGTDEAGNAVAMLPGTEGKHNILIAAHTDKIWEEGVDHTVSVSGDRLTGAGVADNSLGVATMISVPDMLERLGIKLKSNLILLGASRSMGRGDLGGLRFFLENTQRAPSAAVCLEGVQLGRLSYSSLGMERGELVVESHEDKTLSTRWGSTGAIVVMNRVVRQILEIRTPEEPKTSIILGSVRAGSAYNTPPQRATLRFEIRSEAPGMVNEISDRIREIVEEVNAEDQTTAHYTIVARRKPGTIGFGHRYTAAARKIMEALDVKPKAAPSISELSTLLDHNVPSLTLGLTYGDNKHEQNETIYIEPIFRGLAQLVALLEVIDGDLQDEQ
- a CDS encoding thioredoxin family protein gives rise to the protein MMKRLRLWIASLFLFAGALTLSAAEGKEWQTDVAKAQEAAAAENQLVLYDFTGSDWCPPCMALSRNIFSTEAFAKAVEGKFVLVEVDYPRAKPQSNALKRQNQQLADKYEIQAFPTIIVTDAKGNEISRIMGYPQDGLEGFLQFLKDAQAKAKKSA